Proteins from a single region of Heliomicrobium gestii:
- the hslU gene encoding ATP-dependent protease ATPase subunit HslU, which translates to MTAVNLTPKHIVEELDRYIVGQQAAKKAVAIALRNRYRRQLLPEILRDEVTPKNILMIGPTGVGKTEIARRLARLVQAPFIKVEATKFTEVGYVGRDVESIVRDLVETAIRMVKAERMEEVKTRADQEAEERLVELLVPQPKTPKNMANPFEMLFGGAQSNPPSPPSNDPELREKRAIVRQKLKRMELEDDWLEIEVDDNSMPLGDIFAGSGLDEMGANIQNMIGQILPRGRKTRRVTVREARRILAVQEAQKLIDMDAVTREAIERAEQSGIVFLDEIDKIASREGGQGPDVSRGGVQRDILPIVEGSTVMTKHGPVKTDHVLFIAAGAFHVSKPSDLIPELQGRFPLRVELEPLSQQDFQRILTEPEGSLLKQYIALLSTEAIELVFQQEAIEAIASIAYRVNAQTENIGARRLHTILEKVVEDISFDAPDLPDKKVLIDKGYVESRLEGILQREDLSRYIL; encoded by the coding sequence ATGACTGCCGTCAATCTGACACCGAAACATATCGTGGAGGAATTGGACCGCTATATCGTGGGGCAGCAAGCTGCCAAGAAAGCCGTCGCCATCGCGTTGCGCAACCGTTACCGCCGGCAATTGCTGCCGGAGATCCTGCGCGATGAGGTAACCCCCAAAAACATCCTCATGATCGGTCCGACTGGGGTAGGCAAGACCGAGATCGCCCGCCGGTTGGCGCGTCTCGTACAGGCGCCTTTTATCAAGGTTGAAGCAACGAAATTTACCGAAGTCGGCTATGTCGGCAGGGATGTGGAGTCCATCGTGCGCGACCTCGTCGAGACGGCGATCCGTATGGTCAAGGCGGAGCGGATGGAGGAGGTCAAGACGCGGGCCGACCAGGAAGCAGAAGAACGCCTCGTCGAGCTCCTGGTTCCACAACCAAAGACCCCAAAAAACATGGCCAATCCCTTCGAAATGCTGTTTGGAGGGGCACAATCAAACCCGCCGTCGCCGCCTTCGAACGACCCGGAGTTGCGGGAAAAGCGGGCCATCGTCCGCCAAAAGCTGAAGCGCATGGAATTGGAAGACGACTGGCTTGAGATCGAAGTAGACGATAACAGCATGCCCCTCGGCGACATCTTCGCCGGCTCCGGCCTCGATGAGATGGGCGCCAATATCCAAAATATGATTGGACAGATCCTGCCCCGGGGCAGAAAGACCCGGCGCGTCACTGTCCGGGAAGCGCGCCGCATCCTGGCGGTGCAGGAGGCGCAAAAGCTGATCGACATGGACGCTGTCACCCGTGAGGCCATTGAGCGGGCCGAACAGTCGGGCATTGTCTTCTTGGATGAGATCGACAAGATCGCCTCCCGGGAAGGCGGACAGGGACCCGACGTCTCCCGTGGAGGTGTACAGCGAGACATCCTGCCTATTGTCGAAGGATCCACCGTAATGACCAAACATGGTCCCGTAAAGACGGATCATGTCTTGTTTATCGCCGCTGGCGCCTTTCATGTGAGCAAGCCCTCTGACCTGATCCCGGAGTTGCAGGGGCGCTTCCCCCTGCGAGTGGAGTTGGAACCGCTCAGCCAGCAGGACTTCCAGCGCATCCTGACAGAGCCTGAGGGATCGCTCCTCAAACAGTACATCGCCCTCTTGTCGACAGAGGCGATCGAACTGGTCTTCCAGCAAGAGGCGATCGAAGCCATCGCGTCCATTGCCTACCGGGTCAACGCCCAAACGGAAAACATCGGCGCTCGACGGTTGCACACCATTTTGGAGAAGGTGGTCGAGGATATCTCCTTTGACGCCCCTGACCTTCCGGACAAAAAGGTGCTCATCGACAAAGGCTATGTGGAATCGCGATTGGAAGGGATTCTGCAGCGAGAAGATTTAAGTAGATATATTTTGTGA
- the hslV gene encoding ATP-dependent protease subunit HslV, whose product MGQMKMMGTTIVAVKRENHVAVAGDGQITFGDRTIMKASAKKVRRLYQGKVIAGIAGSVADALTLLDKLENKIQEFRGNLLRASVDLAKEWRTDRFLRRLEAMIIAADANHLLVISGNGEVIEPDDGVVAIGSGGPYALAAARALVRHSDLAPGEIARQALVVASEICVYTNDRITLEEIEGTCEK is encoded by the coding sequence ATGGGCCAGATGAAGATGATGGGAACAACGATCGTGGCGGTGAAACGGGAAAACCATGTCGCTGTCGCCGGCGACGGGCAGATCACCTTTGGCGATCGAACGATTATGAAAGCCTCGGCCAAGAAGGTCCGTCGCCTCTACCAGGGAAAGGTGATCGCCGGCATCGCCGGCTCTGTCGCCGACGCGCTGACGTTGCTCGATAAATTGGAAAACAAAATCCAAGAGTTTCGAGGCAATCTGTTGCGCGCCTCTGTCGATCTGGCCAAGGAGTGGCGCACTGACCGTTTCCTGCGCCGCCTGGAGGCGATGATCATCGCCGCTGACGCCAACCACTTGCTGGTCATCTCCGGCAACGGAGAGGTGATCGAGCCCGATGACGGCGTCGTCGCCATCGGGTCCGGCGGACCCTACGCGTTGGCAGCGGCGCGCGCCCTGGTTCGCCACTCTGACCTGGCGCCGGGCGAGATCGCCCGGCAGGCGCTGGTCGTCGCGTCGGAGATCTGCGTCTACACCAACGACCGGATCACCCTGGAAGAGATCGAAGGGACGTGTGAGAAATGA
- the xerC gene encoding tyrosine recombinase XerC, with the protein MAKNHQGSGEKMGDGIRVRDVAENTVDDTVESKNGGIDGAIGQWDGWIDCYLRHLAGERNTSPHTRAAYAGDLAQLVELLEQTASPVPSPSAVRAEQLRLCLTRLYAIGMERSSLARKLAAWRGFFRYLIREGQLASHPMKRLKSPKLGRPLPKTLSESEVSGLIAAADKTSEGPLALRNRAMVELFYASGLRVAELCGLDLGALDASLGYVRVLGKGGKERIVPVGEEALEAIGRYLQEGRPELARRQREVSPALFLNHRGGRLHARGAQDILSRITAGAALQRGVSPHTLRHTFATHLLDGGADLRSVQEMLGHAKLSTTQIYTHVSAERLKEIYQKTHPRA; encoded by the coding sequence ATGGCAAAAAACCATCAGGGAAGCGGTGAGAAGATGGGCGATGGGATCAGGGTGCGGGATGTCGCCGAAAACACCGTAGATGATACCGTAGAAAGCAAAAATGGTGGAATCGATGGCGCGATCGGCCAGTGGGATGGCTGGATCGATTGCTACCTGCGCCACCTGGCCGGCGAACGCAATACATCGCCGCACACCCGGGCGGCTTATGCCGGTGATCTGGCGCAACTGGTCGAATTGCTGGAGCAGACGGCTTCCCCTGTGCCCAGTCCCTCGGCGGTTAGAGCCGAGCAATTGCGCCTCTGTCTCACCCGTCTGTACGCCATCGGGATGGAACGTTCGTCACTGGCGCGCAAACTGGCCGCCTGGCGCGGCTTTTTTCGCTATCTGATCCGCGAAGGGCAGCTCGCCAGCCATCCCATGAAACGGCTGAAATCTCCCAAACTCGGTCGGCCCCTTCCCAAAACACTGAGCGAATCAGAGGTGTCAGGCCTGATCGCGGCGGCTGATAAAACGAGCGAAGGCCCCCTGGCGCTGCGCAATCGAGCTATGGTGGAACTCTTTTACGCCTCCGGTTTGCGGGTGGCGGAACTCTGTGGACTCGATCTGGGCGCCCTGGACGCAAGCCTCGGCTATGTTCGCGTCCTCGGCAAAGGCGGAAAAGAACGGATCGTGCCTGTGGGGGAAGAGGCGCTAGAGGCGATCGGGCGTTACTTACAGGAGGGGCGGCCCGAGTTGGCGCGGCGGCAGCGAGAGGTGTCGCCGGCTCTCTTTTTAAACCACCGGGGAGGGCGGCTGCATGCGCGCGGCGCCCAGGACATCCTCTCCCGCATCACTGCCGGGGCGGCCTTGCAGCGAGGGGTCAGCCCCCATACGCTGCGGCACACCTTTGCCACCCACCTGCTCGACGGTGGCGCCGATCTCCGATCCGTCCAGGAGATGCTCGGCCACGCCAAACTGTCGACGACCCAGATCTATACCCATGTTTCAGCGGAACGGCTGAAAGAGATATACCAAAAAACCCATCCGCGGGCATAG
- the trmFO gene encoding methylenetetrahydrofolate--tRNA-(uracil(54)-C(5))-methyltransferase (FADH(2)-oxidizing) TrmFO has protein sequence MTVTIIGAGLAGSEAAWQIAQQGLPVQLFEMRPTEMTPAHKTGDFAELVCSNSLRGAALENAVGLLKEEMRRLGSLIMEAADAHAVPAGGALAVDREGFSAHITEKLVSHPLITLRREEIREIPESRPLIIASGPLTSPALSQAIQALTGEDYFYFYDAAAPIVDAESVDLSVAFWASRYDKGDADYLNCPMDESEYDRFYEALVTAEGHPLKEFEKEIYFEGCMPVEVMAKRGKQTLLFGPLKPVGLTDPRTGKRPFAVVQLRKENRQGTMFNLVGFQTHLKWPEQKRVFQMIPGLEQAEFVRYGVMHRNTFINSPTLLLPTYQLRKDPGLFFAGQITGVEGYVESAAAGLVAGLNAARHAQGQTPLLFPAETAIGALPAYITTAEAKHFQPMNVTYGLFPPLTEKVKGKRPRQQAHARRALESLDSYMAALKE, from the coding sequence GTGACAGTAACGATCATCGGCGCCGGGCTGGCCGGTTCGGAAGCCGCCTGGCAGATTGCCCAGCAGGGCCTGCCCGTCCAACTTTTCGAGATGCGTCCCACCGAGATGACGCCGGCTCACAAAACAGGCGACTTCGCCGAACTGGTCTGTTCCAACTCCCTGCGCGGGGCCGCCCTGGAGAACGCCGTCGGTCTTTTAAAAGAAGAGATGCGCCGGCTCGGTTCGCTGATCATGGAAGCGGCTGATGCCCATGCGGTCCCGGCGGGGGGCGCCCTCGCCGTCGACCGGGAGGGTTTTTCCGCCCATATCACCGAAAAACTGGTCAGTCATCCTCTGATCACGCTGCGCCGCGAGGAGATCCGTGAAATCCCAGAGAGCCGGCCGCTGATCATCGCGTCCGGTCCCTTGACCTCACCGGCGCTCTCCCAAGCGATTCAGGCGCTCACCGGGGAGGACTATTTTTACTTTTACGATGCCGCAGCGCCCATCGTGGATGCGGAATCGGTTGATCTGTCGGTGGCTTTTTGGGCATCCCGCTATGACAAGGGCGATGCCGATTACCTCAACTGTCCCATGGACGAAAGCGAGTATGATCGCTTTTACGAGGCGCTGGTAACGGCTGAGGGCCACCCGCTGAAGGAATTTGAAAAAGAGATCTACTTCGAGGGCTGTATGCCTGTGGAAGTGATGGCCAAACGGGGCAAGCAAACGCTCCTCTTCGGTCCCCTCAAACCGGTCGGTTTGACCGATCCGCGCACGGGCAAGCGGCCTTTTGCCGTCGTGCAACTGCGCAAGGAAAACCGCCAGGGGACGATGTTCAATCTGGTCGGTTTCCAAACTCACCTGAAGTGGCCCGAGCAGAAGCGGGTCTTCCAAATGATCCCCGGTCTGGAACAAGCGGAGTTCGTCCGCTACGGTGTCATGCACCGCAACACCTTCATCAACAGCCCCACACTGCTGCTGCCCACATACCAACTACGCAAAGATCCGGGCCTATTTTTCGCCGGCCAGATCACCGGCGTGGAAGGTTATGTCGAATCGGCTGCCGCCGGTCTGGTGGCCGGGTTAAACGCCGCCCGTCACGCACAGGGACAGACACCCCTCCTTTTTCCGGCGGAGACAGCCATCGGCGCCTTGCCGGCCTACATCACCACTGCCGAAGCGAAGCATTTTCAGCCGATGAATGTCACCTACGGCCTCTTCCCGCCGCTGACAGAAAAAGTGAAAGGCAAGCGGCCTCGACAGCAGGCCCATGCCCGCCGGGCCTTGGAATCATTGGATAGCTATATGGCGGCACTAAAGGAGTAA
- the topA gene encoding type I DNA topoisomerase, protein MSNKVLVIVESPAKAKTISKFLGRRYQVKASMGHVRDLPKSQFGVDVEGDFNPKYITIRGKGELLKELRTAAKKSDQILLGPDPDREGEAIAWHLAQVLGVDEHTPCRIEFNEITKSAIQNAVKKPRPIDTSRVEAQQARRILDRLVGYNLSPLLWRKIRKGLSAGRVQSVAVRLIGDREEEINDFVPEEYWSLTAELKGDKGNLQARLVRQDENKLEINNGERMDQVLGELSGQDFVVSEVKRKEKRRNPAPPFTTSSLQQEAYRKLGFTARKTMMIAQQLYEGLDLGKEGTVGLVTYIRTDSVRVSDGAVEEVREHIQNRFGADYQPAEPRVYENKGKIQNAHEAIRPTSVAREPETLKAVVTNDQFKLYKLIYERFVASQMSSAVMDTTTIEIKAGAFGFRASGSVLKFPGFMKVYIEGRDDDSKDEEGLLPEVFAEEKLALRKLDPKQHFTQPPPRYSEATLVRALEERGIGRPSTYAPIIETIVARGYVVREDKQFYLTELGEVVVDLLKEHFPDIIDVEFTADMEDKLDAIEEGAADWKRILRDFYEPFRETLEDAEEKIGEIEIADEVTDQLCEVCGANLVIKQGRFGRFLACPRFPECRFTKPLLEEIGVPCPKCDGHIVIRRTKKGRKFFGCANYPECDYVSWERPTNVPCPQCGKPMVQKESKKLGTRRLCTTEGCGYEEAVPDGEKGASPGWLPGAPDDAETIKPSTEQLAEE, encoded by the coding sequence TTGTCCAATAAAGTGCTTGTCATCGTCGAATCGCCTGCCAAAGCGAAAACCATCAGCAAGTTTCTCGGTCGCCGCTACCAGGTGAAGGCCTCCATGGGCCATGTGCGCGATTTGCCCAAAAGCCAATTCGGCGTTGACGTGGAGGGAGACTTCAATCCGAAGTACATCACCATCCGGGGCAAAGGGGAACTGTTGAAAGAACTCCGGACAGCCGCCAAAAAGTCGGATCAGATCCTGCTGGGACCTGACCCTGATCGGGAAGGGGAAGCCATCGCCTGGCATCTGGCCCAAGTTCTTGGCGTCGATGAACATACGCCCTGTCGCATCGAATTCAATGAGATCACCAAATCGGCCATCCAAAATGCCGTCAAAAAACCGCGTCCCATTGACACGAGCCGGGTCGAGGCCCAGCAGGCTCGCCGCATCCTTGACCGGCTCGTCGGTTACAATCTCAGCCCGCTCCTCTGGCGCAAGATCCGCAAAGGCCTTTCCGCCGGACGGGTTCAGTCGGTGGCCGTGCGGCTGATCGGTGACAGGGAAGAGGAGATCAATGATTTCGTCCCTGAGGAGTACTGGTCCTTGACGGCTGAGTTGAAAGGCGACAAGGGGAACCTGCAGGCGCGGCTTGTTCGTCAGGACGAAAACAAACTGGAGATCAACAACGGCGAAAGGATGGACCAAGTCCTGGGGGAACTGTCCGGACAGGACTTTGTCGTCAGTGAGGTTAAAAGGAAAGAAAAGCGACGCAACCCGGCGCCGCCTTTTACGACCAGTTCTTTGCAGCAGGAGGCCTATCGCAAACTCGGTTTTACCGCTCGCAAGACCATGATGATCGCTCAGCAACTCTATGAAGGCTTGGATTTGGGAAAAGAGGGGACCGTTGGTCTCGTCACCTACATCCGCACCGACTCGGTGCGGGTTTCCGACGGCGCCGTCGAAGAGGTCCGTGAGCACATTCAGAACCGTTTCGGCGCCGACTACCAGCCGGCAGAACCGCGCGTCTATGAAAACAAGGGCAAGATTCAAAACGCCCACGAGGCGATCCGGCCCACATCGGTGGCGCGCGAGCCTGAGACGTTGAAAGCGGTGGTGACAAACGATCAGTTTAAGCTGTACAAGTTGATCTATGAGCGCTTTGTCGCCAGCCAGATGAGTTCTGCCGTCATGGATACGACGACGATCGAGATCAAGGCGGGGGCCTTCGGCTTTCGCGCCTCCGGGTCGGTGCTCAAGTTTCCCGGCTTCATGAAGGTCTACATCGAAGGTCGTGACGATGACAGCAAGGATGAGGAAGGGTTGCTCCCCGAGGTGTTTGCCGAGGAGAAACTGGCACTGCGGAAGCTCGATCCGAAACAGCATTTCACCCAGCCGCCGCCACGCTACAGCGAGGCGACCCTTGTCCGGGCTTTGGAGGAACGGGGGATCGGCCGTCCCTCCACGTATGCTCCGATCATTGAGACAATTGTCGCTCGCGGTTATGTCGTTCGTGAAGATAAGCAGTTTTACCTGACCGAACTCGGCGAGGTGGTCGTCGATCTGCTGAAGGAGCATTTTCCTGACATCATCGATGTGGAATTTACGGCAGATATGGAAGACAAGTTAGACGCTATCGAGGAAGGCGCCGCCGATTGGAAGCGCATCCTGCGCGATTTTTACGAACCTTTTCGAGAAACCCTGGAGGACGCAGAAGAAAAAATCGGCGAGATCGAGATCGCCGATGAAGTGACTGACCAGCTCTGCGAAGTCTGCGGCGCCAACTTGGTGATCAAACAGGGGCGTTTTGGCCGCTTTTTGGCCTGCCCCCGTTTCCCCGAGTGCCGTTTTACCAAGCCCTTGCTGGAGGAGATCGGCGTTCCTTGCCCCAAATGCGATGGCCACATCGTCATCAGGCGGACAAAAAAAGGCCGGAAGTTTTTTGGTTGCGCCAATTATCCCGAATGCGATTACGTCTCTTGGGAACGGCCCACCAATGTGCCCTGCCCGCAGTGCGGCAAACCGATGGTGCAAAAGGAGTCCAAAAAGCTGGGTACGCGCCGCCTCTGCACCACCGAGGGGTGCGGTTATGAGGAGGCGGTTCCGGACGGGGAGAAGGGGGCTTCTCCCGGTTGGTTGCCCGGCGCGCCTGACGATGCAGAAACGATCAAGCCATCGACAGAGCAACTTGCAGAAGAATAG
- the dprA gene encoding DNA-processing protein DprA — protein MAHPPALTEQESWIALSALPGIGPRRFYALLGHFGTARAAWMAADERWDGIAGLSRQGWERTLQARRRTERTKALLRRLAQGDIAALLVTDGNYPALLRNIPDPPPVLYIRGRLLPEDGEALAIVGTRKPSPYGAKVCAAVARELTLRKRTIVSGMARGIDGIAHQSALEAGGRTIAVLAGGVDIIYPPEHGKLAGWIVEQGALVSEYPPGTRPEPGTFPARNRIISGLSTGVIVVEAGEKSGALITADQALEQGRDVFAVPGPITLPQSVGANRLIQQGAKLIVTIEDILDEDQRQLCLPLLGQSVENSPATDRLSEAERRIMEIVDWEPRSADELAARLSLSGSEVAAALTLLELKGRVQMERGGGFVAC, from the coding sequence ATGGCCCATCCCCCGGCTCTGACGGAGCAGGAAAGCTGGATCGCCCTGTCGGCATTGCCCGGCATTGGACCGCGGCGGTTTTACGCACTTCTGGGGCATTTTGGAACGGCCCGCGCCGCCTGGATGGCCGCCGATGAGCGCTGGGACGGTATAGCCGGGTTAAGCCGGCAGGGCTGGGAACGGACGCTGCAGGCGAGGAGACGGACGGAGCGAACGAAGGCGTTGTTGCGGCGTCTCGCGCAGGGCGATATCGCCGCCCTTCTGGTTACCGATGGAAACTACCCTGCGTTGCTGCGCAACATCCCTGACCCGCCACCGGTGTTGTACATACGAGGGAGGCTCTTGCCGGAAGATGGAGAAGCCCTGGCTATCGTCGGCACCCGTAAGCCGTCCCCCTATGGCGCGAAGGTTTGCGCTGCCGTCGCCCGAGAACTGACGCTTCGGAAGCGGACGATCGTCAGCGGCATGGCTCGCGGCATTGACGGGATCGCTCATCAAAGCGCCCTCGAGGCAGGGGGAAGGACGATCGCCGTGCTGGCCGGCGGCGTCGATATCATCTATCCGCCAGAACATGGCAAACTGGCCGGTTGGATTGTGGAACAAGGCGCCCTGGTGAGCGAGTACCCGCCGGGGACAAGACCGGAACCGGGCACATTCCCGGCGCGCAATCGAATCATCTCCGGACTTTCGACGGGCGTCATCGTCGTCGAGGCGGGGGAGAAGTCAGGGGCCTTGATCACCGCCGATCAGGCCTTAGAGCAGGGGCGTGATGTCTTCGCTGTGCCGGGGCCGATCACACTGCCGCAAAGCGTCGGCGCCAACCGGTTGATCCAGCAGGGCGCCAAGCTGATTGTCACCATAGAAGACATCCTTGATGAGGACCAGCGACAGTTGTGCCTGCCTTTGCTGGGACAATCGGTAGAGAACAGCCCTGCAACGGATCGACTGTCAGAGGCGGAGCGTAGAATAATGGAGATCGTCGACTGGGAACCGAGAAGCGCCGATGAACTGGCCGCCCGGCTGAGCCTTTCCGGATCAGAGGTGGCTGCCGCCTTGACCCTGCTGGAACTGAAGGGACGGGTACAAATGGAGCGGGGCGGCGGTTTTGTCGCCTGCTAG
- a CDS encoding ATP-binding protein: MHACPCGHLGNPEKECICSPVSVERYRNRISGPLWDRMDLQVAVNRPSYSDLFDSTKGLSTAEENSETVLNRVIDARRRQ, translated from the coding sequence CTGCACGCTTGTCCCTGCGGTCATCTCGGCAATCCTGAAAAGGAGTGCATCTGCTCTCCTGTATCAGTGGAGCGCTATCGCAACCGGATTTCCGGACCCTTGTGGGATCGCATGGATCTGCAGGTGGCTGTAAACCGTCCATCCTACAGCGATCTCTTCGATTCAACGAAGGGACTGTCGACAGCAGAGGAGAATTCGGAAACGGTCTTGAATCGGGTGATTGACGCGCGGAGGCGGCAGTGA
- a CDS encoding helix-turn-helix domain-containing protein, whose amino-acid sequence MGEVSINKESFVTATHLRGTQPKVPNTPGERLFHARSAKGLTIRELAAASGVTEATISYIENNHGQPTLRVLKKLSAVLDVSLDYLGCYDLLPEESLGQKIKKYRLMSGLTINEFATLIGVSDKSIRSWEKDKRVPFLHIQRLLLHK is encoded by the coding sequence TTGGGAGAAGTCTCTATTAATAAGGAATCGTTTGTGACAGCGACTCACCTACGAGGGACACAGCCGAAGGTTCCTAATACGCCAGGCGAGCGCCTGTTTCATGCTCGCTCAGCCAAAGGATTGACGATTCGTGAGCTAGCTGCGGCCTCGGGCGTGACAGAGGCCACCATCAGCTACATCGAAAACAACCATGGCCAGCCGACACTTCGGGTACTGAAAAAGCTGTCTGCTGTACTTGATGTTTCGCTCGACTACCTCGGATGCTATGACCTGCTCCCAGAAGAATCACTTGGTCAAAAAATTAAAAAATATAGGTTGATGAGTGGTCTGACTATCAATGAATTTGCAACGTTAATTGGAGTAAGCGACAAAAGCATTCGTAGCTGGGAGAAAGACAAGCGTGTTCCTTTTTTACACATCCAAAGACTGTTGCTTCATAAATGA
- the istA gene encoding IS21 family transposase: MITMAQYHDIRRMYFREGKSIRRIANELKMSRRTIGKYLNDGFEPSQRRRKQIPRHRSAPVVGPFAPIIKTWLADDLSRPPKQRHTGRRIYERLAEEYGFIGAESTVRRVVGQLRREVKPVYIPLEFPLGDNAQCDWGEVQILLNGTPTKVRLFVMRLTASRALFVRAYPHERQEAFFDGHCRAFRFFGGVPQRVTYDNLKTAVKKVLRGRNREEQEAFQALRAHYVFQAEFCNVASGNEKGQVECMVGYSQRNFFVPLPEVDSLDELNTRLAQQCLRFAEKTRLPHSEERIASAWARGNTHLLRLPERDFDACRVLPVRADHYSLVHFETNAYSIPCAWAGRELLLKAYVDEIRIIAGVEVIAVHRRCYERKQQRLHLDHFIDALAKKPRALRDAAAFQNDSAPPIYRRFYLEMRRRDGAEGDRAFIRILQLHRQHGAAVLVPALTEAEAQGLYHYDVVAEFVRRQLHPAPILPMAVGELPERLADYAVAQPDIGRFNRLLGKGAALH; this comes from the coding sequence ATGATCACGATGGCTCAATACCATGATATCCGACGGATGTACTTTAGGGAAGGAAAATCGATCCGTCGAATCGCCAACGAACTCAAGATGTCGCGACGCACCATCGGTAAATATCTGAACGACGGCTTTGAGCCGTCCCAACGGCGCAGAAAACAAATACCGCGCCACCGTTCAGCGCCTGTCGTAGGTCCATTTGCGCCCATCATCAAAACCTGGCTGGCGGACGATCTGTCCCGTCCGCCGAAACAACGCCATACGGGCCGGCGCATCTATGAGCGCCTTGCCGAAGAGTACGGCTTCATCGGGGCAGAATCGACGGTGCGACGAGTCGTGGGGCAGCTTCGCCGGGAAGTCAAACCGGTGTACATCCCCTTGGAATTTCCGTTGGGGGACAATGCCCAGTGCGACTGGGGAGAGGTGCAAATCCTCCTCAACGGAACGCCCACAAAAGTCCGTCTGTTTGTGATGCGCCTGACCGCCAGCCGCGCCCTGTTCGTGCGGGCCTATCCTCATGAACGCCAGGAAGCCTTTTTCGACGGGCACTGCCGTGCTTTCCGATTCTTCGGCGGTGTGCCGCAGCGTGTCACCTACGACAATTTGAAGACAGCGGTGAAAAAGGTCTTGCGTGGCCGCAACCGGGAGGAACAAGAAGCTTTCCAGGCATTGCGGGCGCACTACGTCTTCCAGGCCGAGTTTTGCAATGTCGCTTCGGGAAACGAAAAAGGCCAAGTGGAGTGCATGGTGGGGTACAGCCAGCGGAATTTCTTCGTGCCCTTGCCGGAGGTAGACAGCCTCGACGAACTGAACACGAGGTTGGCGCAACAATGCCTGCGCTTCGCGGAAAAGACCCGGCTTCCCCACAGTGAAGAGCGCATCGCCTCGGCCTGGGCGCGAGGGAATACCCACCTGCTTCGTCTGCCGGAGCGTGACTTCGACGCCTGTCGCGTACTCCCGGTTCGAGCCGACCATTATTCTTTGGTTCATTTTGAAACCAACGCCTACTCGATCCCCTGCGCCTGGGCCGGCCGTGAACTGCTGCTGAAAGCGTATGTCGATGAAATCCGGATCATCGCGGGCGTCGAGGTGATCGCCGTACACCGCCGGTGCTATGAGCGCAAACAGCAGCGGCTCCACCTCGATCACTTCATCGACGCGTTGGCTAAAAAGCCACGGGCGCTCCGCGATGCGGCCGCCTTTCAAAACGACAGCGCGCCGCCGATCTACCGCCGCTTTTACTTGGAGATGCGCCGTCGCGATGGGGCGGAAGGCGACCGCGCCTTTATCCGCATCCTGCAACTGCACCGGCAACACGGCGCCGCCGTTCTCGTGCCGGCGTTGACGGAAGCCGAAGCGCAGGGTCTGTACCACTATGATGTTGTCGCCGAATTCGTTCGTCGTCAGCTCCATCCTGCGCCAATTCTCCCCATGGCGGTGGGAGAACTGCCCGAAAGGCTGGCGGATTATGCCGTGGCTCAGCCCGACATCGGACGATTTAACCGACTCCTTGGGAAAGGGGCGGCGCTGCATTGA
- the istB gene encoding IS21-like element helper ATPase IstB — protein MTTTLRLQSCLKRLKLPTVARHAEALAREAEESRQGYLEYLCLLLETEVCQREENQQKARIQQARFPLIKTLDTFDFSAMPSLSKPKILTLAQGEFIDKKENVILIGNSGTGKTHLATAIAHAACRQRKRVRFVHAATLVDELLAAQAEHRLTKVEKQWRQHDLIVIDELGYIPFSKTGAELLFQFCSAFYERASLLVTSNLEFAEWTQIFGNDKLTAAFLDRLTHHAHILLMNGESYRFRQSMKRLESLPNA, from the coding sequence TTGACGACGACACTGCGATTGCAAAGCTGCCTTAAGCGACTAAAGCTTCCTACTGTCGCGCGCCACGCTGAGGCGTTGGCGCGGGAAGCGGAAGAAAGCCGCCAGGGGTATCTGGAGTATCTTTGCTTGCTGCTGGAGACCGAGGTGTGTCAGCGAGAGGAAAACCAGCAAAAGGCGCGTATCCAGCAAGCTCGTTTTCCCCTGATCAAGACCCTGGACACCTTTGATTTTTCGGCGATGCCTTCCCTGTCCAAGCCCAAAATCCTCACATTGGCGCAAGGCGAGTTTATCGACAAAAAAGAGAACGTGATCCTGATCGGCAACAGCGGAACCGGCAAGACCCACTTGGCCACAGCCATTGCCCACGCCGCCTGCCGGCAACGAAAACGAGTCCGCTTCGTCCATGCGGCGACGCTCGTGGACGAACTCCTCGCCGCGCAAGCGGAACACCGCTTGACCAAAGTGGAAAAGCAGTGGCGTCAGCATGACCTGATCGTCATCGACGAGTTGGGATACATTCCCTTCAGCAAGACAGGGGCGGAACTGCTCTTTCAGTTCTGTTCCGCCTTCTACGAGCGAGCCAGTCTCCTGGTGACCAGCAACCTGGAGTTTGCCGAATGGACCCAGATCTTTGGCAATGACAAGTTAACCGCGGCCTTTCTGGATCGCCTGACCCACCACGCCCACATCCTGCTCATGAACGGCGAGTCGTACCGTTTCCGGCAGAGTATGAAGCGACTCGAAAGCCTACCCAATGCATAA